The sequence below is a genomic window from Leishmania major strain Friedlin complete genome, chromosome 30.
ACGGCGACCAAATTCGgtccgccgccgaggccgaCGGCACCACGATGGAACTCGAGGTGAGCAGCGACAAGCGCAGCGGACTGTGCGTCGTTTGTAGGGACGGAAACTCTCGCACCCTTGTCGTCCACCCGTCGTCTGCCAGCTCCCTGAGAGACGACTTTGTGAGCTCTGCTGCGGCTCAAGAAGGACAGCGCTCCGCAAAGACAGTATACACGACTGCGTACGCCAGTGTCGTTCGTGTCCGCCAGACCTTGCAACTGATGACCAGCTCGCGCTGCCACACGCTGCCTGATGGGCTCAAGCAGCTAGCGGCTATGGGCCTCGCCAACCAGCGCGTGCTCGACGACTTTGGCGAGGGCCTCGTCGACGTGCTCGGAAAGCTCGACATCATCATAGGCAACCCGGAGGAGATGTACGACCTTGCCATGATGCTGCAGTGGGTTCCAAGCGAGATGTCCGACATGGTGCTGGCCAAGAAGATTGCGACGGAGATGATGTGCGACCGGCACGGTGTGCGCCGTGTCATCATGACACGTGGGGCAGAGCCGATCATCTACGCCGCCAGTGCGGGTGAGTCTGGTGAGGTTCCTGTGGTGGCCACCTGCGCCCACTCGGCGAAACTCCTGGCGACTGGCGCGGGTGATGCTTTCGCCGGTGGTTTCCTTGCCGCCATGGCAGCCAAGCCGGATGATGTGGCTTTCTGTTGCCGACTCAGCGCTCAGGCGGCAACGTTCATGATTAATCACAGCCTCGTAACCTTGCGGACGGACGAGGCGTGTctcgcggagctgcagacGTGATGCCGGGGAGAAGATACCGGTTTACACGAATCAGAAGATCAAAATCGCACACGCTTGCCTCTGTTGGCTCACCACCCTCTCAGATGGTGGCACAGCGTCGTGCGCCAGCCGCAACCGCGCAAAATCAGAGCCGTCATGACGCGCGTGCGTTCCTTTCATGGTGCGGCGCCCTTCTTGTTGCCCCGCCGTTTTTTTCTGCCTCCAAggacacacacgaaaaacTGGAAGAATAAGCGAAATCGCACGTGT
It includes:
- a CDS encoding adenosine kinase-like protein, whose protein sequence is MYVGCVGKDKHGDQIRSAAEADGTTMELEVSSDKRSGLCVVCRDGNSRTLVVHPSSASSLRDDFVSSAAAQEGQRSAKTVYTTAYASVVRVRQTLQLMTSSRCHTLPDGLKQLAAMGLANQRVLDDFGEGLVDVLGKLDIIIGNPEEMYDLAMMLQWVPSEMSDMVLAKKIATEMMCDRHGVRRVIMTRGAEPIIYAASAGESGEVPVVATCAHSAKLLATGAGDAFAGGFLAAMAAKPDDVAFCCRLSAQAATFMINHSLVTLRTDEACLAELQT